Proteins found in one Leishmania major strain Friedlin complete genome, chromosome 35 genomic segment:
- a CDS encoding putative 2-oxoisovalerate dehydrogenase beta subunit, mitochondrial precursor (previous protein_id=AAZ14234.1), giving the protein MRRLFDASATAVVAASSAAAKRHGSVQPSEFVFAPAPGEEEAMRNGVKMNLFQAVNSGLDHALSKERTVLLGEDVAFGGVFRCTLDLRKKHGPQKVFDSPLTEQGIVGFAVGMAAVGWHPIAEVQFADYIFPAFDQIVNEAAKYRFRTGSNFHCGMLIRAPCSAVGHGGIYHSQSVEGYFTHCPGLKIVMPSSPSEAKGLLLKCVEENDPCIFFEPKILYRSAVEEVNPDYYTLPLGKGRILVEGRDVTMVTYGSQVYVAAKAAEMARKEGISVELIDLRSLLPWDRQLVADSVKKTGKVIVTHEAPKTSGYGAELVSSITEDCFLSLEAPPTRVCGLDTPFPLHERLYLPNELKLLDAIKSVVHF; this is encoded by the coding sequence ATGCGTCGCCTCTTTGATGCCTCTGCCACTGCGGTCGTTGCAGCCAGCTCTGCGGCGGCCAAGAGGCATGGTAGCGTTCAACCGAGTGAGTTTGTATTCGCGCCCGCGCccggcgaggaagaggcgatGCGCAACGGCGTCAAGATGAACTTGTTTCAGGCGGTCAACTCGGGTCTTGATCACGCACTATCCAAAGAGAGGACGGTACTTCTCGGTGAAGACGTCGCGTTCGGCGGCGTTTTTCGTTGCACGCTTGATCTGCGCAAGAAGCATGGTCCGCAGAAGGTATTCGACTCGCCGCTAACGGAACAGGGCATTGTCGGTTTTGCGGTGGGCATGGCTGCCGTCGGCTGGCATCCCATCGCCGAGGTACAGTTCGCCGACTACATCTTTCCAGCCTTTGACCAGATTGTGAACGAAGCTGCCAAGTACCGCTTTCGCACGGGCAGCAACTTTCACTGTGGCATGCTGATTCGCGCCCCGTGCTCTGCAGTGGGCCACGGTGGCATTTACCACTCACAGAGTGTTGAGGGATACTTTACTCACTGCCCTGGATTGAAGATTGTCATGCCGTCGTCTCCGTCGGAGGCAAAGGGCCTGTTGCTGAAATGTGTCGAGGAGAACGACCCCTGCATCTTCTTCGAGCCCAAGATTCTCTACCGCAGTgcagtggaggaggtgaaccCGGACTACTACACACTGCCGCTGGGCAAGGGCCGAATTCTCGTAGAGGGACGTGACGTGACTATGGTTACCTACGGTTCTCAAGTGTACGTGGCAGCCaaggcggcagagatggCGCGCAAGGAGGGCATTTCCGTAGAGCTCATTGACCTTCGCAGCTTGTTGCCGTGGGACCGTCAACTGGTGGCGGACTCAGTGAAGAAGACGGGTAAAGTCATTGTCACGCATGAGGCGCCAAAGACGAGCGGGTACGGTGCCGAGCTGGTGTCTAGCATAACAGAGGACTGCTTCCTCTCGCTCGAGGCCCCGccgacgcgcgtgtgcggcttGGACACGCCGTTCCCTTTGCACGAGCGCCTCTACCTACCAAACGAGCTGAAGCTGTTGGACGCTATCAAGTCCGTGGTGCACTTCTGA
- the SCG7 gene encoding phosphoglycan beta 1,3 galactosyltransferase 7 (previous protein_id=AAZ14230.1) produces the protein MREENNVPAEWAPRDTHRLDPLQLLPSSQRHCGQSSAAGSGQGCHSRSRGKPEVHSTRGSSGGKRSTGTLSRSDDCLNAVARTPLFNSCGHPRRSAAQCLCSQIPKRVLAALAVLLALIVTVHWAINQFTTNVGSQQKSSIELLNEANREYESSSPFSVLVQHERAVERLTTAQRGLAASGAGSLARLDRDQLPSWTLRVIDEDCTMCFDNVTYASAVAADAGRSTNKTGHHKQKGLSVFATTSAPLGLMGPMLFAMASVTNDVDVAAELPRWQWVTWSYAQQRRFVHASQSRSTGERPRHLIVVGIPSTDQPMRYPLRDAQRATWLTYREVARTENNFTGALLQLYVFAAAHRDSDYTAQYLGDTAQLAPTVSEYAAATEQHVAVEGGDVDNAPPYLQRRVVLRDGWRDIPRSDDAVWKSPCAGVRTTVVTAASLVAGTSSLAALSAQLSLPVTPAFTAAAQYVCHASAALWQEALHHRNSLWLDFLTDRKPTTNKKMGDAASWGVPTEVGMTQKVVLWLNYAYTAFPDVPYIMKGDDDTYLKVPQYLSDLRHVRGGWQKPRNLTATLPHRGVVPPTLAIDDAEECLYRVWWWYDNHNVVFGHGPGYALDRRLIKAVLNPFDITNQRLLMLLTVPYTLVYHGHYLSLLMQYEDLFVGRQLQSLSARVKEVCMKRPLRYVSDREPRSVQVLRPAPSSQTWTWSSVLMHYAMPEIPYFIHYYFKHEFKVAEAAKGALAQGINASAIDANATEEMKKWVASQVPTVLTGLKRVENVSWVRGAPRTAYVVAEGDGVAVYDIAYRRRKTMLIECAIESGK, from the coding sequence ATGCGAGAGGAGAACAATGTGCCAGCGGAGTGGGCTCCCAGggacacgcaccgcctcgaccCTCTTCAGCTGCTTCCCTCCTCTCAGAGGCACTgcgggcagagcagcgctgcggggaGCGGACAGGGCTGTCACTCGCGCTCACGCGGCAAGCCGGAGGTGCACTCGACTCGAGGGTCGAGCGGTGGTAAGAGGAGCACCGGCACACTGTCGAGAAGCGATGACTGCTTGAATGCCGTAGCACGGACCCCCCTGTTCAACTCCTGCGGTCATCCTCGACGATCCGCGGCACAATGTCTGTGTTCACAAATTCCAAAACGTGTCCTGGCTGCGCTAGCCGTCTTACTTGCTCTCATCGTCACGGTTCACTGGGCCATCAACCAATTCACGACCAATGTAGGCTCACAACAGAAATCATCGATAGAGTTGCTCAATGAAGCGAACCGTGAATATGAGTCTTCATCGCCGTTCTCTGTtctggtgcagcacgagcgtGCTGTTGAGCGGTTGACGACCGCACAGCGTGGTCTTGCGGCCTCTGGCGCTGGCTCTCTGGCGAGACTCGACCGGGATCAGCTGCCGTCGTGGACGTTGCGTGTGATCGACGAAGACTGCACGATGTGCTTCGACAATGTCACATACGCTTCTGcggtcgctgcggatgcgggGAGATCGACTAACAAGACGGGACATCATAAGCAAAAAGGGCTTTCCGTGTTCGCGACGACATCTGCACCGCTGGGCCTCATGGGGCCGATGCTGTTTGCGATGGCGAGCGTGACGAACGACGTGGACGTTGCAGCGGAACTGCCGCGGTGGCAATGGGTGACCTGGTcgtacgcgcagcagcgccgcttcgtTCACGCATCGCAGTCGCGCAGCACAGGTGAGCGACCGCGACACTTGATCGTGGTGGGCATACCTTCAACGGACCAGCCGATGCGCTACCCTCTGCGGGACGCGCAGCGGGCGACGTGGCTGACGTACCGAGAGGTTGCACGCACCGAGAACAACTTTactggcgcgctgctgcagctctacgtgttcgctgctgcacaccgGGATTCTGACTACACAGCGCAGTACCTCGGGgacacggcgcagctggccCCGACAGTGAGCGAGTACGCCGCAGCAACTGAGCAGCACGTGGCTGTGGAGGGTGGAGACGTCGACAATGCACCCCCCTACCTGCAGCGTCGCGTGGTGCTGCGTGATGGGTGGCGCGACATCCCACGAAGCGATGACGCGGTGTGGAAATCACCCTGCGCTGGTGTAAGGACCACCGTGGTGACTGCGGCAAGTCTTGTGGCCGGGACCTCGTCCCTCGCGGCTCTTTCAGCCCAGTTGTCGCTGCCCGTGACACCTGCCttcacagcagcggcgcagtaCGTGTGCCACGCGTCCGCGGCACTgtggcaggaggcgctgcaccaccgcaacTCGCTATGGCTGGACTTTTTGACGGACCGCAAGCCGACCACGAACAAGAAAATGGGCGATGCTGCCTCTTGGGGTGTCCCGACAGAAGTAGGCATGACTCAAAAGGTCGTGTTGTGGCTGAACTACGCGTACACTGCCTTCCCGGACGTGCCGTACATCATgaagggcgacgacgacacgtACCTGAAGGTGCCACAGTACTtgagcgacctgcggcatGTGCGCGGTGGGTGGCAGAAGCCGCGCAACTTGACGGCGACCCTTCCACACAGAGGGGTTGTTCCACCGACGCTGGCCATCGACGATGCGGAGGAATGCCTGTATCgagtgtggtggtggtacgACAATCACAACGTTGTATTTGGCCACGGTCCTGGCTATGCACTAGACCGTCGTCTCATCAAGGCTGTACTGAACCCGTTCGATATCACCAACCAACGTTTGCTGATGCTATTAACGGTGCCGTACACCCTCGTGTATCACGGTCATTATTTGAGCTTGCTCATGCAGTACGAGGACCTTTTCGTGGGACGGCAATTGCAAAGTCTTTCTGCTAGGGTGAAGGAAGTTTGCATGAAGCGCCCACTGCGCTACGTATCGGACAGAGAGCCGCGTTCGGTGCAGGTTCTCCGACCCGCGCCCTCCAGTCAGACCTGGACATGGAGCTCGGTACTGATGCACTATGCTATGCCGGAGATTCCTTATTTCATCCACTACTACTTCAAGCACGAGTTCAAGGTAGCCGAGGCGGCTAAAGGTGCGCTTGCGCAGGGCATCAACGCCAGCGCCATCGATGCGAATGCGACAGAGGAAATGAAGAAATGGGTAGCGTCGCAAGTGCCAACCGTGCTGACGGGTCTGAAAAGGGTGGAGAATGTAAGCTGGGTGCGCGGAGCCCCACGCACCGCGTACGTTGTAGCTGAGGGCGACGGTGTTGCGGTGTACGATATTGCGTACAGGCGTCGCAAAACGATGCTGATCGAATGTGCCATCGAGTCTGGAAAGTAG
- a CDS encoding pyruvate kinase (previous protein_id=AAZ14232.1), whose amino-acid sequence MSQLAHNLTLSIFEPVANHRATRIVCTIGPSTQSVEALKGLIQSGMSVARMNFSHGSHEYHQTTINNVRQAAAELGVNIAIALDTKGPEIRTGQFVGGEAVMERGATCYVTTDPAFADKGTKDKFYIDYQNLSKVVRPGSYIYIDDGILILHVQSHEDEQTLKCTVTNAHTISDRRGVNLPGCDVDLPAVSAKDCADLQFGVEQGVDMIFASFIRSAEQVGDVRKALGAKGHDIMIICKIENHQGVQNIDSIIEESDGIMVARGDLGVEIPAEKVVVAQKILISKCNVAGKPVICATQMLESMTYNPRPTRAEVSDVANAVFNGADCVMLSGETAKGKYPNEVVQYMARICLEAQSAVNEYVFFNSIKKLQPIPMSAEEAVCSSAVNSVYETKAKVMVVLSNTGRSARLVAKYRPNCPIVCVTTRLQTCRQLNITQGVESVFFDAEKLGHDEGKEQRVAMGVGFAKSKGYVQTGDYSVVIHADHKVKGYANQTRILLVE is encoded by the coding sequence ATGTCGCAATTGGCTCACAACCTGACGCTCTCGATCTTCGAGCCGGTCGCGAACCACCGGGCGACCCGGATCGTGTGCACTATCGGTCCCAGCACGCAGAGTgtggaggcgctgaaggGGCTGATTCAGAGCGGCATGTCTGTTGCGCGCATGAACTTCTCGCATGGGTCACACGAGTACCACCAGACGACGATCAACAATGTGCGCCAGGCCGCCGCGGAGCTCGGTGTGAATATCGCGATCGCGCTGGACACAAAGGGGCCCGAGATTCGGACGGGACAGTTCGTTGGTGGCGAGGCCGTGATGGAGCGGGGCGCGACGTGCTACGTGACGACAGACCCTGCGTTTGCTGACAAGGGCACCAAGGACAAGTTCTACATCGACTACCAGAACCTGTCGAAGGTGGTGCGCCCTGGCAGCTACATCTACATCGACGACGGCATCCTGATCCTGCACGTGCAGAGCCACGAGGACGAGCAGACGCTGAAGTGCACGGTGACTAACGCGCACACGATCTCTGACCGGCGCGGTGTGAACCTGCCGGGGTGCGACGTGGACCTGCCGGCTGTGTCGGCGAAGGACTGCGCGGACCTGCAGTTTGGCGTGGAGCAGGGCGTGGACATGATCTTCGCGTCGTTCATCCGGAGCGCGGAGCAGGTGGGCGATGTGCGGAAGGCGCTTGGCGCGAAGGGACACGACATCATGATCATCTGCAAGATCGAGAACCACCAGGGCGTGCAGAACATCGACTCTATCATTGAGGAGAGCGACGGCATCATGGTTGCGCGCGGCGACCTCGGTGTTGAGATCCCAgcggagaaggtggtggTTGCGCAGAAGATCCTGATCAGCAAGTGCAACGTTGCCGGCAAGCCGGTCATCTGCGCGACGCAGATGCTGGAGAGCATGACGTACAACCCCCGCCCGACGCGCGCTGAGGTATCGGATGTCGCCAACGCTGTCTTCAACGGCGCGGATTGCGTGATGCTGTCCGGTGAGACGGCGAAGGGTAAGTATCCGAATGAGGTGGTTCAGTACATGGCGCGCATCTGCCTAGAGGCGCAGAGCGCCGTTAACGAATACGTCTTCTTCAACAGCATCAAAAAGCTGCAGCCCATCCCGATGAGTGCTGAGGAGGCTGTTTGCAGCAGTGCCGTGAATTCTGTGTATGAGACCAAGGCCAAGGTAATGGTGGTGCTGAGCAACACGGGCCGCAGCGCTCGACTGGTGGCGAAGTACCGTCCGAACTGCCcgattgtgtgtgtgacgaCGCGTCTGCAGACGTGCCGCCAGCTGAACATCACACAAGGCGTGGAGAGTGTGTTCTTTGATGCAGAAAAGCTCGGCCACGATGAGGGCAAGGAGCAGCGCGTGGCCATGGGTGTCGGATTCGCCAAGTCGAAGGGCTATGTGCAGACTGGTGACTACAGCGTTGTGATTCACGCCGATCACAAGGTCAAGGGCTACGCCAACCAGACACGGATTCTTCTCGTCGAGTAA
- a CDS encoding phosphatidylinositol-specific phospholipase-like protein (previous protein_id=AAZ14233.1): MSLTLTEVNSWDSSLERKCTELADELKEKGVSLLRVTRSYKVKKVLISFSPLGDGLQYQPASKHHSSLLFADMWAIQSLPPSHKICSKAGLKHFQYCFQVESQFGWSWNLVCNTALERSTWVDFLEQHRRTFLDKSRANAANASVERYWFIAAQQGKTKLSFTEISMLTNKLFGRVPAAELADRFRQCDSDKDTCLNYQEFCEFFRYFNEAKAVRSIYERHTSECAPGMTAEEFTRFCISNDAAATVTPMRCASLFHLFANRQSDRMALSGFTAFLLHPHHNSIVDARQLRLTDSMDHPLPHYFINSSHNTYLTGNQLNSESSCNMYRDVLLAGCRCVEIDCWDGPAGVPVVYHGHTMTTKIAFDDVVRTINDYAFQNPSNNQEAAWNPRELPVIVSLEVHTSPEQTNRMAEIIRSVFKERLFLSRLDASSYTPAKLKGKILVKWKMNAAGVEDLKDTAGSGIRADRRAPLLTTLSLSACASIGTVRSTSWGAEEQPFHVQSYVEGEVARLEACSPVDFARQNTHMLSRIYPSGTRIDSSNYDPMLMWRLGCQLVALNWQTRDHNFRVNEGFFTHQNGGCGYVLKPMYLRDVDAGCSAVPFTLALRLICGSHLSTTFDGADATHVTLRLRVHGEAWSHETIAVPTTIYPEWNESMELQGKCKETAVLCLCVVAHTRSGATHDVCTACLPVRVLRTGYHAMPLRHVKSGRTAEVASVLCHFSFKTPTLFS, encoded by the coding sequence ATGTCCCTCACTCTGACTGAAGTAAACTCATGGGATTCCTCTCTGGAGCGCAAATGCACCGAGCTTGCGGATGAGCTGAAAGAGAAGGGCGTGTCCCTTCTTCGCGTGACACGCAGCTACAAAGTAAAGAAGGTGCTCATATCCTTCTCTCCTCTGGGCGACGGGCTTCAGTACCAGCCGGCGTCGAAGCATCACAGCTCCCTTCTTTTTGCTGATATGTGGGCTATTCAATCCCTACCGCCTTCCCACAAAATCTGCAGCAAGGCGGGTCTCAAGCACTTTCAGTACTGCTTTCAGGTGGAGTCCCAGTTTGGCTGGTCGTGGAATCTCGTATGCAACACGGCGCTGGAGCGCAGCACCTGGGTTGACTTTCtagagcagcaccgccgcaccttTCTGGACAAGAGCCGCGCCAACGCGGCAAATGCGTCCGTCGAGCGATACTGGTTcatcgcggcgcagcagggaAAGACGAAGCTCTCCTTTACTGAGATATCGATGCTCACCAATAAGCTGTTTGGTCGAGTGCCCGCTGCGGAGCTTGCCGACCGCTTTCGCCAGTGCGACAGTGACAAAGACACGTGCCTCAACTACCAAGAGTTTTGCGAGTTCTTCCGCTACTTCAACGAGGCCAAGGCAGTGCGCAGTATCTACGAGAGGCACACTTCAGAGTGCGCACCTGGCATGACGGCAGAGGAGTTCACCCGCTTCTGCATCTCAAACGATGCGGCGGCCACTGTGACGCCGATGCGTTGTGCGTCCCTGTTCCACCTTTTTGCAAACCGGCAGTCGGACCGAATGGCTTTGAGCGGCTTTACCGCCTTTCTGCTGCACCCGCACCACAACTCCATCGTAGACGCGCGTCAACTTCGCTTGACAGACTCGATGGACCACCCTCTTCCACACTACTTCATCAACAGCTCTCACAACACCTATCTCACCGGCAATCAGCTCAATTCTGAGAGCTCCTGCAATATGTACCGCGACGTGCTGTTGGCCGGTTGCCGCTGTGTTGAGATCGATTGCTGGGATGGCCCCGCTGGCGTGCCCGTTGTGTATCATGGTCACACCATGACCACCAAAATCGCCTTCGACGACGTAGTCCGCACCATCAACGACTACGCGTTTCAAAACCCTAGCAACAATCAGGAAGCTGCCTGGAACCCTCGCGAACTCCCCGTGATTGTGTCCCTCGAAGTGCACACGAGTCCAGAGCAGACAAACCGGATGGCAGAGATCATCCGCAGTGTGTTCAAGGAacgcctctttctctcccgcCTCGATGCGTCCTCGTACACACCGGCGAAGCTGAAAGGTAAGATCCTCGTAAAATGGAAGATGAATGCCGCCGGTGTGGAGGATCTCAAGGATACGGCGGGTAGCGGGATTCGGGCAGACCGTCGGGCGCCTCTGCTCACCACGCTGAgcctctctgcgtgcgcctCGATCGGAACCGTCCGCTCAACGTCATGGGGCGCCGAGGAGCAACCCTTCCACGTTCAAAGCTacgtggagggggaggtggccCGGCTAGAGGCGTGCTCCCCGGTGGACTTTGCGCGCcagaacacacacatgctCTCCCGCATCTACCCCTCGGGTACTCGCATTGACTCTTCCAACTACGATCCCATGCTCATGTGGCGCCTCGGCTGTCAGCTGGTAGCGCTCAATTGGCAGACGCGAGATCACAACTTTCGCGTTAACGAGGGCTTTTTCACGCATCAAAACGGCGGGTGCGGCTACGTTCTCAAGCCTATGTACCTGCGCGATGTCGACGCggggtgcagcgccgtcccTTTCACCCTTGCGTTGCGACTCATCTGCGGTTCACACCTCAGCACCACGTTCGACGGTGCAGACGCCACCCACGTAACCTTGCGGTTGCGGGTTCACGGCGAAGCGTGGTCGCATGAAACCATTGCCGTGCCAACTACCATCTACCCCGAGTGGAACGAAAGCATGGAGCTGCAGGGAAAGTGTAAGGAAACTGCGGTGCTCTGCCTTTGTGTTGtggcacacacccgcagTGGTGCCACTCATGACGTATGCACAGCATGCCTTCCGGTGCGTGTTTTGCGAACTGGGTATCATGCTATGCCACTCCGACACGTCAAAAGCGGACGCACGGCCGAGGTCGCATCTGTCTTGTGTCACTTTTCCTTCAAGACCCCGACGCTGTTCTCTTGA
- a CDS encoding pyruvate kinase (previous protein_id=AAZ14231.1), whose product MSVARMNFSHGSHEYHQTTINNVRQAAAELGVNIAIALDTKGPEIRTGQFVGGEAVMERGATCYVTTDPAFADKGTKDKFYIDYQNLSKVVRPGSYIYIDDGILILHVQSHEDEQTLKCTVTNAHTISDRCGVNLPGCDVDLPAVSAKDCADLQFGVEQGVDMIFASFIRSAEQVGDVRKALGAKGHDIMIICKIENHQGVQNIDSIIEESDGIMVARGDLGVEIPAEKVVVAQKILISKCNVAGKPVICATQMLESMTYNPRPTRAEVSDVANAVFNGADCVMLSGETAKGKYPNEVVQYMARICLEAQSAVNEYVFFNSIKKLQPIPMSAEEAVCSSAVNSVYETKAKVMVVLSNTGRSARLVAKYRPNCPIVCVTTRLQTCRQLNITQGVESVFFDAEKLGHDEGKEQRVAMGVGFAKSKGYEQSGAVVFMIDIFQSKGIDVMRSTIIVGKGRFGGHSISPSLSESLLPMLYSIALPLFIPGYRDGICGAYRPAQGCQQPATHTKGFRTECCSQQKKVSLS is encoded by the coding sequence ATGTCTGTTGCGCGCATGAACTTCTCGCATGGGTCACACGAGTACCACCAGACGACGATCAACAATGTGCGCCAGGCCGCCGCGGAGCTCGGTGTGAATATCGCGATCGCGCTGGACACAAAGGGGCCCGAGATTCGGACGGGACAGTTCGTTGGTGGCGAGGCCGTGATGGAGCGGGGCGCGACGTGCTACGTGACGACAGACCCTGCGTTTGCTGACAAGGGCACCAAGGACAAGTTCTACATCGACTACCAGAACCTGTCGAAGGTGGTGCGCCCTGGCAGCTACATCTACATCGACGACGGCATCCTGATCCTGCACGTGCAGAGCCACGAGGACGAGCAGACGCTGAAGTGCACGGTGACTAACGCGCACACGATCTCTGACCGGTGCGGTGTGAACCTGCCGGGGTGCGACGTGGACCTGCCGGCTGTGTCGGCGAAGGACTGCGCGGACCTGCAGTTTGGCGTGGAGCAGGGCGTGGACATGATCTTCGCGTCGTTCATCCGGAGCGCGGAGCAGGTGGGCGATGTGCGGAAGGCGCTTGGCGCGAAGGGACACGACATCATGATCATCTGCAAGATCGAGAACCACCAGGGCGTGCAGAACATCGACTCTATCATTGAGGAGAGTGACGGCATCATGGTTGCGCGCGGCGACCTCGGTGTTGAGATCCCAgcggagaaggtggtggTTGCGCAGAAGATCCTGATCAGCAAGTGCAACGTTGCCGGCAAGCCGGTCATCTGCGCGACGCAGATGCTGGAGAGCATGACGTACAACCCCCGCCCGACGCGCGCTGAGGTATCGGATGTCGCCAACGCTGTCTTCAACGGCGCGGATTGCGTGATGCTGTCCGGTGAGACGGCGAAGGGTAAGTATCCGAATGAGGTGGTTCAGTACATGGCGCGCATCTGCCTAGAGGCGCAGAGCGCCGTTAACGAATACGTCTTCTTCAACAGCATCAAAAAGCTGCAGCCCATCCCGATGAGTGCTGAGGAGGCTGTTTGCAGCAGTGCCGTGAATTCTGTGTATGAGACCAAGGCCAAGGTAATGGTGGTGCTGAGCAACACGGGCCGCAGCGCTCGACTGGTGGCGAAGTACCGTCCGAACTGCCcgattgtgtgtgtgacgaCGCGTCTGCAGACGTGCCGCCAGCTGAACATCACACAAGGCGTGGAGAGTGTGTTCTTTGATGCAGAAAAGCTCGGCCACGATGAGGGCAAGGAGCAGCGCGTGGCCATGGGTGTCGGATTCGCCAAGTCGAAGGGCTATGAACAGTCAGGTGCCGTGGTTTTCATGATCGATATTTTTCAGTCGAAGGGCATCGACGTAATGCGGTCCACTATCATTGTGGGCAAGGGCCGTTTTGGCGGACACAGTatatctccctctctgtctgaATCTTTGCTGCCGATGTTATACAGCAttgctcttcctctttttaTTCCTGGCTACCGCGATGGCATCTGCGGGGCTTACAGGCCTGCTCAGGGCTGTCAGCAGCCCGCTACACACACGAAGGGCTTCCGCACAGAATGCTGTTCGCAGCAAAAGAAGGTGTCATTGTCTTGA